A region of the Candidatus Chromulinivoraceae bacterium genome:
CAGCTCGAAAACCAGGCCAGTCGAATACGAGCCCCATACACTTGGAGTTGTTTTCCGGTCATTGTTCTTGTTCTCACTTTCACTCCTTTCTAGATTAGAAAGTATATGACGAAGTGTCCAAGATGTATGGGAGCCGGATAATTTTTTTGCAAAAAATATTGACACAAGCACATATTTATGTTATCATTGCAAAGATCGAGATTCATCGACAAGCATTGGAGTAACCATGCACTACGTCATGGCTTCCGCCTCGACCGCGGCCACCACCGTTGGTGCCACCGCCCCCTGGTGGGGAAAGGTCCTCATCGGGTTCTCTCTGGTCATCATCGGCGCCGTCCTGAGCTGGATGAGCCACACCAAGAAGATCTCGTTCGGCGACCTGACCGACTGGGTCGTGTACCTCTTGGTGGTGCTGATGGGCGTCGGCGTCTGCGTCATGCTGTGGGGACTGGGAGTCAATTTCAGTTCCTGAACCTCATCTTCACCCCGCTAGCAAGCGGCGACGAGCAACCTGAATAAGGTACGCTCCGCTGCAATGCAGCGGGGTTTACCTTTGTCCAATAAATCAAAGAATAAAGTGTTCTATAAATAAACTAAAGAACACTTTTATTTATCGGCTTATTCAATTGAGTTAGATCGTTTTGTCGCATACAACCAAGTTGCTATACTGGAAATATGCATGAAAATCCCAACAAAGAACGGGCAGCCGAGTTCTTAAAGCTCATATCGTCGGGAAAAGTGGACGAGGCCTACGACCAATTTGTTTCCTTAACAGGCAAGCACCATAGCCCACACTTTGCCGCCGGCTTTGGTACGCTCAGAGAAGCTATGAAAGAAAACTACAGACTATTTCCTAAAAAGCAGTCTAGTATCAAGCACGTTGTAGGTGAAGGCGACATGGTTGCGATACATTCACACGTTGTTCTGAAACCAGGTGATCTCGGGTTCGCTATCTTGCACTTATTTCGGTTTGAAAACGGAAGTATTATTGAGTTATGGGATTTTACTCAACCCGTACTAGAAGAATCGCCCAACACTGACGGCATATTT
Encoded here:
- a CDS encoding ester cyclase encodes the protein MHENPNKERAAEFLKLISSGKVDEAYDQFVSLTGKHHSPHFAAGFGTLREAMKENYRLFPKKQSSIKHVVGEGDMVAIHSHVVLKPGDLGFAILHLFRFENGSIIELWDFTQPVLEESPNTDGIF